The Lytechinus variegatus isolate NC3 chromosome 1, Lvar_3.0, whole genome shotgun sequence nucleotide sequence ccaggggctggaaaacaggcaaaaaaaaaaacaaaacaaactaacaaaaaaaaaacaaaaaggaaggtttatcacccccaaaagaaggtcgtctcgtccaaaatacatgttttacttcgatttaaatgatgtaggcctatttctttccatcatatataaaagaacaaaaatagtagggagacatttgataatgtgcccctactattttgggttagggggaagtgtccccctgggatttgcgcccatgtgggtggggggtgttgcacctcctttcggaatcattatggaacagtgtgaatagtcgctgtgatttcgatctcatacctataaaaaaatagaacagaagaacgccttgaccacaggccaaaatgcctaacaatttttccgcggcattagcgactctcgtaaggggcgctccatttataaataaagttgcacGTGTAGCTGACtagctgtctatggcgacagaatctatcgcagaattgaagccaatagcgtgggaattttcaagaaaattcaagaaaagaaccggtgagtaccgatttaacagtactaatctaattagttacatgtattgaattataagaatattcaatttttcgtgaaacaaagcttagttctaagctagggcggcgcaaatgcgcgtgagtggagtcccagtttcttaacacgggtaagtattgcgttgTCGCCTAGAGTGGTTTCGCCGGTATtgcgatctcaaaattccattccgatcggcgaatgcaCGCTGTGccggaaaaccgttcagaaaaagtgtgacctaacttcgcggaCCAAagtttttgtggagatttaaacaaaaactcaggcacaaaatacaaaaagtgaaatatttcagattgatggcaaaatgctatagaatcggttagtaccagatttaactcacatttttgatgatttctgctttcaaaattgtgatatcgtgatgcttgttgagaaTATCAGATTTCTTCCAAACGGGtgctaacggtgacaaatttgccgatcttttgtcaatattttcatgaatgctGAACTCATCCTGAAGAAACTTACATCAAAGGGTAATTTTTGGTCGCTTTTCATGTTggtgatgtcagattttaaggatattggctagttttttaGATAATGACTGTCCGCAAAGtatggacacgcgcgaagtttggactcgcTGCCACACTTACCTCTAATGGATAAAGTAAACACAGAATCTTGACAacgaggcacaaactggaccctcaaaaaaggaaaagctTCGGCCTGCTTCGCAGGCCAGAGCTCACAGGCCCTGTGGCTGGGTTAGACTTAGAGCTGAACCCAAGGCCCACTTCTTCAGGAGGCTcctagagatttttttttaaggaagtttttattgtattctctcaaaacaaaatacacatTCACATTTCATGAACCAGTTGTAGAAATTATTTGAAACATGATTATAAATTATGCAATAAATCCgtaattatacaaaatattataggacctacatcaaacttcaatacTGGAAATTATTACTGACAATTAGGCCCAGATGCATTTCAACAAATATTACATCATGAAATATTGGGTCTGAAAAAGGGTGTCTTCAAAGCAGCACATCCCCATACCACCAATACatgtgagtgcccccccccccccccccccccccccccccccccccccccgtatctagagaactgaaaatttgGTCTACAAGAATGTCCTCCCAGCTTAAATTACCAATAGACATAAAACCAAACACCTTACAATTATTCCAAACCAAACAAGCATATTCACATTCCAATAATAGAGGGCAATATGTTTCCTTTTTTACAATAtaacaaatattattttataagATTTTAAAATGGAACTTCATAATAAATCATAAGGTTACTGGATCTTTGCTTTCAATTTATAGATTTTGTTTAGGAAATGTAGTTTTAATGTTGACTTCAAGTGTTTGTGAGGCATAATTAACTTTAATAGAAGCCCATTATGCTATTCATGCTAATATTCATTATGCTTAAATCTCACTGGAAGATGAAATGTGATGCCATAGATCTAAATATATATCATCAACACAGAATCCTTACAAAGGTgtattttccatgtttttttttatagatgtgAAATTATGAGgtgaaattaaaattcaattattttgcatacttaaaaaagaaaattcacatttttttcaaacattttgtcaTAGCTGTTTTCCCTGAACATAATTCCCtttcgtagtagtagtagtagtagtagtagtgtttcCTGAcaaatctctctttttttttcttcaggattGTAAAAATGGCAGCTACGTGTATCTCTGCTGTGACCTGCTACACTTCAAGGTTGTCCATGGTTCCCTGGAGGACGATGATTCATAATCCATTAAAAAGTGCAATATGTTTATCTCAAGCTGGACTTCAGCAGCaaaatgaagtacatgtaggtgggtCATGCGTTTATGGAAATGCTAGGTTGGACACTATACCAAATGACTGTAGGACTTTAGAAGATAGAACTTGTACAAGATATCCAACTTTGCATCACCAGCAGCGGCCATCTTGCAGTTCAATATCCCCGGACAATCCTCTTGGTAGAAGTTCTATCACATTTCCAGTACAGCAGTGTCGTTGGTTTACAATGCATCATTGTCCGAAAACATTTCCAAATGCCTTGTGGACAGACTGTTCTATCTTAGACTTAGCAGATAGTAAGAGATCCTGGAGGTTAACTTCAAGAGCTCCTGTTGGAATAGACTCAAAGAGACATCTTAGTCTGAGTCCAGCTGGTATCGTCAACGCGGCTCCCACCAAGATGCAGCCTTACCTTCGTCTCATCAGGCTCGATAAACCAATAGGTAAATTCAGGGCACAAGATCTTTATTCTGAGTcttctttcatccaaatgaTATGCATGATTATAAAGGTTCTGCCTATTTAATGAGCTGGGTGCAGAATTTGCAGATCAAAACACTTTTAATTTGTTATtactgatctgaatatttatCCAATTTCATGTTATTGGTATCTTTGTGAGGTAGAACGCTCACTCTTTCATGTCATATCAAGcttgacctacatgtatctcaaaACTTTTGTAATGAAGGTGAAACATTTGATCTAGAACATGCtccaaaattatcattttcaaaatttgctttTGTTACGTTGCATTTTTGTTCAAGAGCCCAATTAATTTTTACACCATGGTAAAGCTGGAGATCTATGCTTAAAATGGCATAGTTTTCAAAAGAAGATTGTTGTTTAATTTGGTCAAGATTACTCTTTCTATAGGCCAAGCATATTTTGAAAAAGCACTGCAAAACTCTGAGCTTTCCTTTGTTTATTATTctcttataaaaaaatgtcttgTTTCAGGTACTTGGTTGTTGTACTTGCCGTGTACGTGGAGTATAGCAATGGCTGCCTCACCCGGTCAACTTCCTGATCTATACATGTTGGGTATCTTTGGTCTGGGAGCTTTGCTAATGAGGGGAGCTGGCTGTATCATTAACGACATGTGGGACAAGGATTTTGATAAATCTGTGAGTATGTACTTGTTTTACAGAGCCCCTGTTGCATAGAAGTTCCTATTAATGGTGACTTTGCCACCCAATGGCTACTACTATTGAGTCCTTGAATCTGACTTGCTATTAAGCGTTGTTACCCACTCaccatggtacatgtagttgccaTTGAATGGTAAAGCTAGCAAAACAGTAACTTTCATGCAGCAGGACCCAATGTTTAAGTCTACATCATTCTATCATACATATACCTACAGAAAGGAGCCTCATTATACGACTCCCAAGattgttctgtaatctgattggtccaaatcggatcacatgatattcagcggattgcactattgcatccaaaatgcactatcctgcactctgacgtcgtACTttatgcactatcctgcactctgccGTCAGAGTGCAAGATAGTGCGAgttctggaattatctagaatgtagatcaaatatacatgtagcattcgGGGCAAGTCAGTAACatgggtaaggggggggggttgtataaaacaaacaatgcacgcattcttgtgcatagaggacctaaataatgaactctgtgctcgacttgccaaatggatataccgcactgaGGTccgtgcggtatatccattggctcttctcgcacgtcgttcattatttggcccggCATACATgcgcttacgtgcattatttgcatattattctATTGTTTCCATTTATCTTATTCTGCATTTAATGGAGtgatttaaaacttttttttcccttcattttgtCTTGTCAATCTTTGACATTGTTATCACGGCATTCAGTTACATGGCAAGTAATTGAttgtcagaaaaaaaaggttgacTTGCATTCTTCAATCAAATCAATGTGTCAAAAGAATGACTAAGCATCAGGGAATATTGATAAATGGTTGAATCTTTCAATGGGATGtaacaaaactgaaattgtgGTATATAATGCATCAATAAATTCACTCTACTGCATAATAATGAGATAACATGAAATATTATACATGTGCATGTTAGCATGACTTTTAGTCAAATTTGACTCTGTGATACACCCCTTGGGTAATGTTTTGAACACTTGTAAATGTTAGCCCATTAAAGTTAGATGTATCATGGACTGATGTTTAGGAagcatatttttatttactttgcatgAATTCTAAAGGTAGAAAGGACGAAGATTCGGCCCTTGGCAGCAGGAGAAATCACTCAGTTTCAAGCCCTGTGCTTTCTTGCATCTCAGCTCTCAGCATCTCTAGCTATCCTGCTCTCATTCAATTGGTACAGGTATGTCTATATGAGTGGGTTCCCCAAGGCTATGCAGTGCCCCATGCCTGTTCGTATGTGTATCGTGTATCTGGGCATTTCTATTTTCTGTCCTAtagtaataatatgcaacatttattaaTATCAGAGATAATCCTATGTGATCAGGTCCCCCAtgcggttccatgacatttgctccggcgacaattgctccgatggaaaatctgcacattaagccgaacataaaatctaacctccaaaaataaattaacCCTAATCTTTATCTTCACATTGTTCTGAACCAAAAGTCATAACTTTAACCATATGCCCTCTGAGAGCACTTGTCTCAGGAGCAAACGTGTCACCCGGGCGTGTCACCTCCCCATGCAAGTGTCAGTGTTCTGATTAGATTTGGggtcatgaggtcaaaggtcacagaagTCTTTACTAAGCATATCTTTCATAATATTCTCCTGAATATTTTAACATTGTGTGTTTTaactttctatttctctctctgtaatgtttttatatttgtgCAATAATTGACACAT carries:
- the LOC121413804 gene encoding 4-hydroxybenzoate polyprenyltransferase, mitochondrial-like; its protein translation is MAATCISAVTCYTSRLSMVPWRTMIHNPLKSAICLSQAGLQQQNEVHVGGSCVYGNARLDTIPNDCRTLEDRTCTRYPTLHHQQRPSCSSISPDNPLGRSSITFPVQQCRWFTMHHCPKTFPNALWTDCSILDLADSKRSWRLTSRAPVGIDSKRHLSLSPAGIVNAAPTKMQPYLRLIRLDKPIGTWLLYLPCTWSIAMAASPGQLPDLYMLGIFGLGALLMRGAGCIINDMWDKDFDKSVERTKIRPLAAGEITQFQALCFLASQLSASLAILLSFNWYSVALGASSMLLVISYPLMKRITYWPQAVLGLAFNWGAVLGWAAIHGSCDWSVVLPLYLAGISWTLVYDTIYGHQDKKDDMLLGLKSTSIFMGDNTKQWLSAFGSLMICCLVLSGYNAGQTMPYYLAVVLAGAKLSHQIWTVDINKPEDCWNKFYSNKRLGLIIFAGIVAGTLAKANSNIEEKTDDLKERLEV